A stretch of the Thalassotalea euphylliae genome encodes the following:
- the dgcN gene encoding N-acetyltransferase DgcN, with protein sequence MQIVGPYLLFIGDATDALSIKMARGVADFRPELCIGEMQVEGCTVTTGLPQLTIAEGVAKGAKTFVLGFANSGGVLDPKWHPYILEALAAGMDVVSGLHEKMSDVPELAKAAAANKVKLLDIRHPDGEFKTGTAVPRKGKRLLTVGTDCSVGKMYTSLSLEKAMKDQNMDVDFRATGQCGILIAGQGVAIDCVISDFISGATESLSPDNNEQHWDIIEGQGSLSHPAFAGVSMGLLHGSQPDALVICHALNRHHMRGLPHTAFPSLQETIALNLQAAKLTNPNVKVAGIAVNTSSVSVEEGQAICQQISDELSLPCVDPVRDGCDAIVERLTQEF encoded by the coding sequence ATGCAAATTGTCGGCCCTTACTTACTTTTTATTGGCGATGCGACCGATGCCTTATCAATTAAAATGGCACGTGGTGTAGCCGACTTTCGCCCTGAGCTTTGTATTGGCGAAATGCAAGTTGAAGGTTGTACCGTGACTACAGGCTTGCCGCAACTTACTATCGCTGAAGGCGTTGCCAAAGGTGCTAAAACATTCGTGTTAGGTTTTGCCAACAGTGGTGGCGTGTTAGATCCTAAATGGCACCCATACATTCTAGAAGCGCTTGCTGCTGGTATGGATGTCGTTAGTGGTTTACATGAAAAAATGAGCGACGTACCAGAACTAGCAAAGGCTGCGGCGGCAAACAAAGTTAAGCTTCTCGATATTCGCCATCCAGATGGTGAGTTTAAAACGGGCACAGCAGTTCCGCGTAAAGGCAAGCGTTTGTTAACCGTGGGTACTGATTGCTCAGTAGGTAAAATGTACACCTCGCTTAGCCTTGAAAAAGCCATGAAAGATCAAAACATGGACGTTGACTTCCGCGCAACAGGGCAGTGCGGCATTCTTATCGCAGGTCAAGGTGTGGCAATTGATTGCGTAATTTCTGATTTCATCTCTGGTGCCACAGAGTCGTTGTCACCAGACAATAACGAACAACACTGGGACATCATTGAAGGCCAAGGGTCACTTTCACATCCAGCGTTTGCTGGCGTGAGCATGGGGTTATTACATGGCTCTCAACCTGACGCCTTGGTGATTTGTCATGCGTTAAATCGCCATCATATGCGCGGTTTACCGCATACTGCATTCCCAAGTTTACAAGAAACCATTGCGCTTAATTTACAAGCTGCAAAGTTAACTAATCCGAACGTTAAAGTTGCTGGTATTGCCGTTAACACGTCGAGTGTCAGTGTCGAAGAAGGGCAAGCTATTTGTCAGCAAATCAGTGATGAGCTTTCATTACCGTGTGTTGACCCTGTTCGCGATGGTTGTGATGCAATTGTTGAGCGCTTAACGCAGGAATTTTAA